The following are encoded together in the Acidobacteriota bacterium genome:
- a CDS encoding ParB/RepB/Spo0J family partition protein, which yields MTTTATDTTTGQFVGRMVPIELLFPSPMNPRKKFTAESLAELSANIQKRGEVIVPLVLRTKGKKFEIIDGERRYRASTSAGNITELPAIVRDDLSDSDAIEMMLLTSIQKQELTPLEEAGGFKALIESNKSKYSAAYIADRIGRSEKYVWDRMKLLDLIPILKKLLDADRILVGHAELLAKLKVEDQERAVDWTQDSRTGREGLWQTEHNQLEFDDDEDHEPTEKNLYRGLKPVTVKELESWIAHHVRFDVEHMAKTAPLEFEAVAEQVRAAEATPGRGRKVISITREYRVSDDAKDDTDRTYGEQAWERADGKEKSETCEFSVLGVFVAGPGQGTTLQVCINKDKCKTHWPEQVAARERSAKLRAKGETKKADKSDKKAAKKEESSWEKKERERKALRAAWDKLAPHVYAEAIRQVKGATSITAAQAKHLENSDLMISVPACKKAGVDWTKKPFAAFLVTEVDGYYDYNGPTFEGYVKSVAKPLGLDIEKLEAVRDQHSPKPEPKKAAPATAKKAKGAKK from the coding sequence ATGACAACGACAGCGACAGACACCACCACCGGGCAGTTCGTCGGGCGCATGGTCCCGATTGAGCTGCTGTTCCCCTCGCCGATGAACCCGCGCAAGAAGTTCACAGCGGAGTCACTGGCCGAACTGTCCGCCAACATTCAGAAGCGGGGCGAGGTCATCGTGCCCCTGGTGTTGCGGACCAAGGGTAAGAAGTTCGAGATCATCGACGGCGAGCGGCGCTATCGGGCGTCGACGTCGGCCGGCAACATCACCGAGCTGCCCGCGATCGTCCGCGACGACCTGTCGGACAGCGACGCCATCGAGATGATGCTGCTGACCTCCATCCAGAAGCAGGAGCTGACGCCGCTTGAGGAGGCGGGCGGCTTCAAGGCCCTCATCGAGTCGAACAAGTCGAAGTACTCCGCGGCTTACATCGCCGACCGCATCGGTCGCAGCGAGAAGTACGTGTGGGACCGGATGAAGCTGCTCGACCTCATCCCGATCCTGAAGAAGCTCCTCGACGCCGACCGCATCCTGGTCGGCCACGCGGAGCTGCTGGCGAAGCTGAAGGTGGAGGACCAGGAACGCGCGGTCGACTGGACTCAGGACTCTCGCACCGGCCGCGAGGGGCTCTGGCAAACCGAGCACAACCAGCTCGAGTTTGACGACGACGAAGACCACGAGCCGACCGAGAAGAACCTCTATCGTGGTCTCAAGCCGGTAACGGTCAAGGAGCTCGAGTCCTGGATTGCTCACCACGTCCGCTTCGACGTCGAGCACATGGCGAAGACGGCGCCGCTGGAGTTCGAAGCGGTTGCCGAGCAGGTGCGGGCTGCAGAGGCCACACCTGGCCGCGGTCGCAAGGTGATCTCGATCACCCGCGAGTATCGCGTCAGCGACGATGCCAAGGACGACACCGATCGCACCTACGGCGAGCAGGCCTGGGAACGTGCCGACGGCAAGGAGAAGTCGGAGACCTGTGAGTTCAGCGTGCTCGGCGTCTTTGTGGCTGGCCCGGGCCAGGGGACGACGCTGCAGGTCTGCATCAACAAAGACAAGTGCAAGACGCATTGGCCGGAACAGGTCGCTGCCCGTGAGCGCAGCGCGAAGCTGCGCGCCAAGGGTGAGACGAAGAAGGCCGACAAGAGTGACAAGAAGGCCGCAAAGAAGGAAGAGAGCTCCTGGGAAAAGAAAGAGCGCGAACGCAAGGCCCTGAGGGCGGCCTGGGACAAACTGGCGCCGCACGTCTATGCCGAGGCGATTCGCCAGGTCAAGGGTGCCACCTCCATCACTGCGGCTCAGGCGAAGCACCTCGAGAACAGTGACCTCATGATCAGCGTGCCGGCGTGTAAGAAGGCCGGCGTCGACTGGACCAAGAAGCCCTTCGCGGCGTTTCTCGTCACCGAGGTGGACGGCTACTACGACTACAACGGGCCGACGTTCGAGGGCTACGTCAAGTCGGTCGCCAAGCCGCTCGGACTCGACATCGAGAAGCTCGAGGCTGTTCGCGATCAGCACTCGCCCAAGCCGGAACCGAAGAAGGCGGCGCCGGCGACGGCCAAGAAGGCGAAAGGCGCGAAGAAGTGA